A portion of the bacterium genome contains these proteins:
- the rpsT gene encoding 30S ribosomal protein S20 produces the protein MANHKSALKRHRQSVTRQARNQAIRTRLRHLVRAVRAAVAQSDANAASESLAQASRALDKAVTKGVVHRNSASRRIARLSHAVYALKTSAQ, from the coding sequence GTGGCGAATCACAAGTCGGCGCTGAAGCGCCACCGTCAGTCGGTCACCCGTCAGGCCCGCAATCAGGCGATCCGTACCCGCCTCCGTCACCTCGTGCGCGCCGTCCGCGCCGCGGTCGCACAGAGCGACGCGAACGCGGCCTCCGAGTCGCTCGCGCAGGCCAGCCGGGCGCTCGACAAGGCGGTGACCAAGGGCGTCGTGCACCGCAACAGCGCGTCGCGCCGCATCGCGCGCCTGTCGCACGCCGTCTACGCGCTCAAGACGTCCGCGCAGTAG